One segment of Pleuronectes platessa chromosome 21, fPlePla1.1, whole genome shotgun sequence DNA contains the following:
- the a1cf gene encoding APOBEC1 complementation factor, with product MESNQKASGDGALGTQKEAALRLLTQRTGYQLKQENGQRRYGGPPPAWDGPPPERGSEIFVGKLPRDLFEDELVPLCEKFGKIYEVRMMMDFNGNNRGYAFVTFNTKQEARTAMKQLNNYEIRNGRLLGVCASVDNCRLFVGGIPKTKKREEILSEMRKVTEGVIDVIVYPSAADKSKNRGFAFVEYDSHRAAAMARRKLLPGRIQLWGHAIAVDWAEPEVEVDEDTMATVKILYVRNLMLQTTEETIEKEFNNLKPGAVERVKKIRDYAFVHFTHRDDALDAINALNGKVVDGSPIEVSLAKPVDKDSYVRYTRGTGGRGSSLLQTDYTAYTVGQVYDPSAAYLGAPVFYAPQAYAAIPGQFRFPAAKAHVGGRGLIRTPSVREIYMTVPVGAAGVRGLGGRGYLAYAAGGGAMGRGGGGAGGASYGLKMDKHPEEKLYDLLPGMELTPMSLKAAAIKPAPQVLEELCQKNNWGQPVYQLHSAIGPDQRQLFLYKITVPALATQYPSVHPFTPAKLCAAVEEARVHAAEHTLQTLGLQTEGAADTSCATAAAVASVAFPGYTLASPASAAVASQLKQAVSLGPDLTAYTTYDGYPAFAVATRHSDGYGVF from the exons ATGGAATCCAATCAGAAAGCGAGTGGGGACGGGGCGCTGGGGACGCAGAAGGAGGCGGCGCTGCGGCTGCTCACCCAGCGAACAGGATACCAGCTGAAGCAG GAGAACGGTCAGCGGCGGTATGGCGGCCCACCGCCCGCATGGGACGGCCCACCACCAGAGAGAGGCAGCGAGATCTTTGTGGGGAAACTGCCGAGAGATCTGTTTGAAGATGAACTGGTTCCACTGTGTGAGAAG TTTGGTAAAATCTACGaagtgaggatgatgatggacTTTAACGGGAACAACAGAGGTTACGCCTTCGTCACCTTCAACACCAAACAGGAGGCCAGAACAGCCATGAAGCAGCTCAACAACTACGAGATCAG GAACGGTCGCCTCCTCGGTGTTTGTGCCAGCGTCGACAACTGCAGGTTGTTTGTGGGCGGGATTCCCAAGACGAAGAAGCGCGAGGAGATCCTGTCGGAGATGAGGAAGGTCACCGAAGGGGTCATTGACGTCATCGTGTACCCGAGCGCCGCCGACAAATCCAAGAACCGAGGCTTCGCCTTCGTGGAGTACGACAGCCACCGAGCCGCTGCCATGGCTCGACGCAAACTGCTGCCAG GCCGTATTCAGCTGTGGGGTCATGCCATCGCCGTGGACTGGGCTGAGCCGGAGGTGGAGGTTGATGAGGATACAATGGCAACTGTCAAGATACTGTACGTCAGGAACCTGATGCTGCAGACCACAGAGGAGACAATCGAGAAGGAGTTCAACAACCTCAAACCAG GTGCAGTGGAGCGAGTGAAGAAGATCAGGGACTACGCCTTCGTCCATTTCACACATAGAGACGACGCCCTCGACGCCATCAATGCTCTAAACGGAAAG GTGGTGGACGGATCTCCTATCGAGGTGAGTCTGGCCAAGCCTGTGGACAAGGACAGTTACGTTCGTTACACCAGAGGGACGGGAGGACGGGGAAGCTCTCTGCTGCAGACCGACTACACGGCCTACACCGTGGGACAG GTGTACGACCCCTCGGCGGCGTATCTCGGTGCACCCGTGTTTTACGCCCCCCAGGCCTACGCTGCCATTCCAGGTCAGTTTCGGTTCCCGGCAGCCAAAGCTCACGTTGGAGGTCGAGGTCTGATCAGGACGCCATCTGTtcgag AAATTTACATGACTGTACCTGTAGGGGCTGCGGGGGTGCGGGGGCTGGGTGGGCGGGGCTACTTGGCCTACGCTGCCGGGGGAGGAGCCATGGGCCGAGGTGGTGGGGGCGCTGGCGGCGCCTCCTATGGGCTGAAGATGGACAAGCACCCAGAGGAGAAGCTGTACGACCTGCTGCCCGGCATGGAGCTGACCCCCATGAGCCTGAAGGCAGCCGCCATCAAACCTGCTCCACAG GTTCTGGAGGAGCTGTGTCAGAAGAACAACTGGGGACAACCAGTGTATCAGCTCCACTCTGCCATTGGTCCAGACCAGAGACAACTGTTCCTCTACAAGATCACTGTCCCAGCTCTGGCTACACAGTATCCCAGCGT TCATCCCTTCACCCCTGCTAAGCTGTGTGCTGCTGTAGAAGAAGCTCGAGTCCACGCAGCTGAGCACACCCTGCAGACCCTGGGTCTGCAGACAGAGGGCGCCGCTGACACCAGCTGTGCTACTGCTGCCGCTGTGGCCTCAGTAGCCTTCCCAG GCTACACTCTGGCGAGTCCGGCGTCGGCTGCGGTCGCGTCCCAGCTGAAGCAGGCGGTGTCTCTGGGTCCGGACCTGACGGCCTACACCACCTACGACGGCTACCCCGCCTTCGCCGTGGCAACACGCCACAGCGACGGGTACGGAGTTTTCTAG
- the LOC128426878 gene encoding microfibril-associated glycoprotein 4, whose protein sequence is MGVSWKLENQRHQKMFQVVLLLLLAPALISCRSVEYPADCSQINEVGDQHQSGTYSIYPAGEKLRVEVYCQMSPDQPAWTVIQTRMDGTVNFYRPWAQYKVGFGPVWGEHWLGLDNIHYLTSGPTKFELQVDMEDFEGKKASAHYRIFSVDSECKGYTLTVSGFTDKGAGDSMNAHNGMKFSTFDKDQDKMPKNCASTFMGGFWYNKCHRANPNGVYRWGQEKDPYATGVSWFSWKKTHDYSVKSIVMKVRPVQPK, encoded by the exons ATGGGCGTTTCCTGGAAGCTGGAGAATCAAAGACaccagaag ATGTTTCaagtcgtcctcctcctcctcttggctCCAGCGTTGATCAGCTGCCGGTCCGTTGAGTATCCTGCTGACTGCAGCCAGATCAATGAGGTCGGAGATCAGCACCAGAGCGGCACCTACTCCATCTACCCTGCAGGAGAGAAGCTCAGAGTCGAA GTGTACTGTCAGATGAGTCCAGACCAACCAGCCTGGACA GTGATTCAGACCAGGATGGATGGAACCGTCAACTTCTACCGGCCCTGGGCTCAGTACAAGGTCGGCTTTGGTCCGGTGTGGGGAGAACACTGGCTCG gTCTGGACAACATCCACTATCTGACCTCAGGACCCACGAAGTTTGAGTTACAGGTGGACATGGAGGACTTTGAGGGAAAGAAGGCGTCTGCACATTACAGGATCTTCTCTGTCGACTCTGAGTGTAAAGGATACACTTTGACTGTGTCTGGATTCACAGATAAAGGAGCag GAGACTCCATGAACGCACACAATGGTATGAAGTTCTCCACCTTTGACAAAGACCAGGACAAGATGCCTAAGAACTGTGCCTCAACCTTCATGGGAGGTTTCTGGTACAACAAATGTCACCGTGCAAACCCTAATGGGGTTTATCGCTGGGGGCAGGAGAAAGATCCCTATGCTACTGGGGTTTCATGGTTCTCTTGGAAAAAAACCCATGACTACTCTGTGAAGTCCATCGTCATGAAGGTCCGTCCTGTGCAGCCTAAGTAA
- the LOC128426880 gene encoding SUN domain-containing protein 1, which produces MSDEDLYLQSWGWTDLSSYLSSDSEPQVVSSLQTRTMSRLSLRLDTSLLDHSLPLSSASYSAGGGSWRSSRSLKPRRSQHHSVSCSESLLVPSPRKLSGRSLHSSSVHSVTSDTSLLSSLLDESSVQDATLVDNLWGLDHDVDPKESTIIEQNTVLSNRTLIGSDSFCVKHTGQTLGRVYCKDCELHPDQMESVTTRSSSSKYTTSSSSPSGDRELETSIVYSRERSRRRRTGVLSSMLDAGVNVSRRAAACVISLLTLICSFLSLQRRHHMTARPDRCGVMERKETTSRLKEALHPKGSLCRAGGAILRWLSRRWHHMTAPDRPVLLTRFSLRSVLILVPLLLFLIGPCWFGLAGLQSVLAALNITDWTKVVSDVPALSSMYSFMSSQSPSAESSAEGSGEEPLYPRPPPAEEEESERLVGLEQSVTGLWGQVEAAGQQAEQRHREVLQLYTDLQQRLSAQSGEDDLQLRIDQELRRRLEEERPHREQREQMQQLSLSSRLDQLERLAAQTQEDQREAASAPQKTLPPAISAGEERQSHDALLVEVARLEVSLEDVRRDVDGLSGIKERCQQLDGVAQTISEQVSTQVREEVRALVYGNQVTVAGGGDAVTLPESLLQWLSQHYVSRADLQVALSSLERSLLQNIKLQLVQRRNEEVRETVLQTTGDTVTPEDVHRIVKNALRLFSQDQTGLADYALESGGGSVLSTRCSETFETKAALLSLFGLPLWYFSQSPRAVIQPDVHPGNCWAFRGSTGFLVIRLSMRILPTAFSLEHIPRALAPSGALHSAPRDFSVYGLAEERQDRGKLLGAYTYDEEGEALQTYATAEENDQMFQIIEVKVLSNWGHQEYTCIYRFRVHGSPRDV; this is translated from the exons ATGAGTGACGAGGACCTGTACCTGCAGAGTTGGGGCTGgactgatct ctccagctacTTGTCGTCGGACTCGGAGCCGCAGGTCGTCTCCTCCCTCCAGACCAGGACCATGTCCAGACTCAGTCTGCGGCTCGATACCAGTCTGTTGGATCACAGTCTGCCGCTCAGCAGCGCCTCCTACAGCGCAGGAGgaggcagctggaggagcagcag GTCCCTGAAGCCTCGTCGTTCCCAGCATCACTCTGTCTCCTGCTCGGAGTCTCTCCTCGTCCCGTCTCCTCGTAAACTGTCCGGCCGctcgctccacagcagcagcgtccACAGCGTGACCTCGGACACGTCCCTGCTGTCCTCGCTGCTGGACGAGTCGTCCGTCCAGGACGCCACGCTGGTCGACAACCTCTGGG GTTTGGACCATGATGTTGATCCCAAAG AAAGCACCATCATAGAGCAGAACACTGTCCTGTCAAACCGCACTCTGATTGGCTCAGACAGCTTCTGTGTCAAACACACGGGGCAGACGCTCGGCAGGGTTTACTGCAAAGACTGTGAGCTGCATCCGGACCAGATGGAGTCCGTCACCAcacgcagctcctcctccaaatacaccacctcctcctcctcaccgtcAGGGGACAGAGAACTGGAGACCTCCATCGTCTACAGCCGAGAGCGGAGCCGCAGGAggagaacag GTGTTTTGTCATCCATGTTGGAtgcaggtgtgaatgtgagcaggAGGGCGGCGGCCTGTGTCATCTCCTTGCTCACTCTGATTTGCAGTTTCCTGTCGCTGCAGAGACGCCACCACATGACAG CTCGGCCTGATCGCTGTGGAGTCATGGAGCGGAAGGAGACGACCAGCCGCCTGAAGGAGGCGCTACATCCCAAAGGATCTCTGT gtaGAGCAGGGGGTGCCATCCTCCGGTGGCTCAGCAGAAGATGGCATCACATGACTGCTCCTGACCGTCCCGTCCTACTGACACG GTTCTCGCTCCGATCGGTCCTGATCcttgttcctctgctgctcttcctcatCG GCCCATGTTGGTTTGGCCTTGCCGGCCTACAGTCCGTCCTCGCAGCTCTAAACATCACAGATTGGACGAAGGTGGTCTCCGACGTCCCCGCTCTGTCCTCCATGTACAGCTTCATGTCCTCACAGAGCCCATCAGCAGAGAGCTCTGCAGAGGGGTCAGGGGAGGAGCCGCTCTATCCTCGACCTCCACCAGCCGAGGAG GAGGAGTCGGAGCGGCTGGTCGGCCTGGAGCAGAGTGTGACGGGGCTGTGGGGGCAGGTGGAGGCCGCGGGGCAGCAGGCAGAGCAGAGGCACAGGGAGGTTCTCCAGCTGTACACCGACCTCCAGCAGCGGCTCTCTGCGCAGAGCGGCGAGGACGACCTGCAGCTCCGGATCGACCAGGAGCTGAGGAGGCGACTGGAGGAGGAGCGACCgcacagggagcagagggagcag atgcagcagctgagtcTATCGTCTCGTCTGGATCAGCTGGAGCGGCTGGCGGCTCAAACACAG GAGGATCAGCGAGAAGCTGCGTCagctccacagaaaacacttccTCCTGCCATCAG TGCGGGTGAGGAGCGTCAGTCCCACGACGCCCTGCTGGTGGAGGTAGCGAGGCTGGAGGTGTCTCTGGAGGACGTGAGGCGGGATGTGGACGGTCTGTCTGGGATCAAGGAGCGTTGCCAACAACTCGATGGAGTCGCGCAGACG ATCTCCGAACAGGTTTCCACTCAGGTGCGTGAGGAGGTTCGGGCTCTGGTTTATGGGAACCAGGTGACGGTGGCAGGCGGAGGAGACGCCGTCACTCTCCCAGAGTCGCTCCTCCAGTGGCTGTCCCAGCACTATGTCAGTAGGGCtgacctgcaggtggcgctgtcgTCTCTGGAGCGCAGCCTCCTGCAGAACATCAAACTGCAGCTGGTGCAGCGTCGCAACGAGGAGGTCAGAGAGACCGTCCTGCAGACCACCGGCGACACCGTCACGCCGGAG GACGTCCACAGGATCGTGAAGAACGCCCTGCGGCTGTTTTCTCAGGACCAGACCGGCCTCGCCGACTACGCTCTGGAGTCTGGAG ggggcagtgttCTGAGCACTCGCTGCTCTGAGACGTTCGAGACGAAGGCGGCGCTGCTCAGTCTGTTCGGACTTCCTCTCTGGTATTTCTCTCAGTCTCCTCGAGCGGTCATCCAG CCGGACGTCCATCCAGGGAACTGCTGGGCGTTCAGAGGCTCCACCGGTTTCCTGGTGATCCGTCTCTCCATGAGGATCCTCCCCACCGCCTTCTCCCTGGAGCACATCCCCAGAGCCCTGGCGCCCAGTGGGGCGCTGCACAGCGCCCCCCGAGACTTCAGCGTCTAC GGTCTAGCTGAGGAGCGTCAGGACCGGGGGAAGCTGCTGGGAGCGTACACGTATGACGAGGAGGGAGAAGCTCTGCAGACCTACGCCACCGCT GAGGAGAACGATCAGATGTTCCAGATCATCGAGGTGAAGGTTCTGTCCAACTGGGGCCACCAGGAGTACACGTGCATCTACCGGTTCAGAGTGCACGGCTCGCCCAGGGACGTCTGA
- the LOC128426879 gene encoding sarcoplasmic reticulum histidine-rich calcium-binding protein, which yields MINTQEAAEWNRTHTDQSSPNSADETDGDTEDTSGTGRRHRGHQRDRKETQMTPAGQEGDTEDTSGTGRRHRGHQHDRKETQRTPAGQEGDTEDTSGTGRRHRGHQRDRKETQRTPAGQEGDTEDTSGTGRRHRGHQRDRKETQRTPAGQERDTEDTSGTGRRHRGHQRDRKETQRTPAGQEGDTEDTSGRGRRHRGHQRERKETQRTPAGQELTTSCRWGQKSEGFTADYPASLTATQLETF from the exons ATGataaacacacaggaagcagcCGAATggaacaggacacacacagatcagtcCAGCCCCAACTCTGCAG ATGAAACtgatggagacacagaggacaccagcgggacaggaaggagacacagaggacaccaGCGGGACAGGAAGGAGACACAGATGACACCAGCGGGACaggaaggagacacagaggacaccagcgggacaggaaggagacacagaggacaccaGCATGACaggaaggagacacagaggacaccagcgggacaggaaggagacacagaggacaccagcgggacaggaaggagacacagaggacaccagcgggacaggaaggagacacagaggacaccagcgggacaggaaggagacacagaggacaccagcgggacaggaaggagacacagaggacaccagcgggacaggaaggagacacagaggacaccaGCGGGACAGGAACgagacacagaggacaccagcgggacaggaaggagacacagaggacaccagcgggacaggaaggagacacagaggacaccagcgggacaggaaggagacacagaggacaccagcgggagaggaaggagacacagaggacaccagcgggagaggaaggagacacagaggacaccaGCGGGACAGGAACTCACCACCAGCTGCAGGTGGGGACAGAAGTCTGAAGGGTTCACAGCAGATTACCCAGCATCCCTCACTGCCACACAATTAGAGACTTTCTGA